In Rutidosis leptorrhynchoides isolate AG116_Rl617_1_P2 chromosome 2, CSIRO_AGI_Rlap_v1, whole genome shotgun sequence, one genomic interval encodes:
- the LOC139892158 gene encoding (E)-beta-ocimene synthase, chloroplastic-like, with the protein MVAKTPIVDCHAAVYQRSSWSHDFIESLETDFPISSKARIKELDVKVIKKYFFNESCNLSTVQLLELVDDIERLGLGYRFQKYIREALKNIASRKGNNVGLEDKEHSLHEVSLKFRLLREHSYNVSQDFVGRFKDSNGDFFGYLEKDIKGLLSLYEASYLAFEEEIDLYDAKYFGNEHLLKLNSVDKCALLHVNHALELPLYRRMQRVQARWYIDAYAKQKDADLLLLELAILDYNMIQAELKRDLQEVSKWWKDTGLANKLTFARDRVLECFFWMVGVVFEPQYHSCRVGLTKVCSFITVIDDIYDVYGTLDELEIFTNAVKRLRILTNKFRHVYLLKVSYFLYLFLCYRWDISAVKHMPNYLQITFVALYNTINEMGNKASIPILAKEWGELCEAFLLEAKWMHSKCIPTLETYLDNAWRSASGVVILTHGYCLINEEISEDAIQSLKMSHDLMKWSSMLLRLCNDLGTSSAEIQRGESANAISCYMLDNDVSDEVASEYVQSLIDEAWMKLTKARVKYCQGSEDCFADMAINVARSSHCAYQYGDGHGAPDARLKDQVLSVLIQPIENVVFL; encoded by the exons ATGGTTGCCAAAACCCCCATAGTTGATTGTCACGCAGCTGTTTACCAGCGAAGCAGCTGGAGTCATGATTTTATCGAGTCCTTGGAGACCGATTTCCCG ATCAGTAGCAAGGCAAGGATCAAGGAGTTAGATGTGAAAgtaattaaaaaatatttttttaatgaAAGTTGTAATTTGAGTACCGTGCAACTACTTGAACTCGTAGACGATATAGAACGGTTAGGACTTGGCTACCGGTTTCAAAAGTATATAAGGGAAGCATTGAAGAATATAGCATCAAGAAAAGGAAACAATGTTGGACTTGAAGATAAAGAACATAGTTTACATGAAGTTTCTCTCAAATTTAGACTTCTTAGAGAACATAGTTATAATGTCTCCCAAG ATTTTGTAGGGAGATTCAAGGATAGCAATGGTGACTTCTTTGGATATCTAGAGAAAGACATCAAGGGGTTGCTAAGTCTATATGAAGCTTCATATCTTGCTTTCGAAGAGGAAATAGATTTGTATGATGCCAAATATTTCGGAAACGAACACTTGTTGAAGCTTAATAGTGTGGATAAATGTGCCCTCCTCCATGTAAATCATGCATTAGAGCTTCCGTTATATCGTAGGATGCAAAGAGTACAAGCTAGGTGGTACATTGATGCATATGCTAAACAAAAAGATGCAGATCTGCTTCTTCTTGAGCTTGCTATATTAGATTATAACATGATTCAAGCGGAACTCAAACGAGACCTTCAAGAAGTATCAAA GTGGTGGAAAGATACAGGTCTAGCAAATAAGTTAACCTTCGCTAGGGACCGAGTTCTTGAATGCTTCTTTTGGATGGTTGGGGTAGTGTTCGAACCTCAATACCATTCTTGTCGTGTAGGGTTAACAAAAGTCTGCTCTTTTATCACTGTCATTGACGACATTTATGATGTTTATGGAACTCTAGATGAACTCGAGATCTTCACAAATGCTGTCAAGAGGTTAAGAATCCTGACAAACAAATTTCGACACGTATATCTTTTGAAAGTATCGTAttttttatatctatttttatgTTACAGGTGGGACATTAGTGCGGTGAAACATATGCCTAACTATCTGCAAATAACATTTGTAGCTCTTTACAACACCATTAATGAAATGGGTAATAAAGCTTCCATACCAATACTAGCAAAAGAG TGGGGGGAATTATGTGAAGCATTCTTATTGGAAGCAAAGTGGATGCATAGCAAATGCATACCAACTCTCGAAACGTATCTTGATAATGCATGGCGCTCAGCTTCAGGAGTGGTAATACTTACCCATGGTTACTGTTTAATCAATGAAGAAATAAGTGAAGACGCGATACAGTCCTTGAAGATGTCTCATGATCTTATGAAATGGTCATCAATGCTTCTTCGACTTTGCAATGATTTGGGTACTTCATCG GCTGAGATACAAAGAGGTGAATCTGCAAATGCAATATCATGTTACATGCTTGATAATGATGTGAGTGATGAAGTTGCAAGTGAATATGTACAATCTCTAATTGATGAAGCGTGGATGAAACTGACTAAAGCGCGAGTGAAATATTGTCAAGGATCGGAGGATTGTTTCGCAGATATGGCCATTAACGTTGCTCGATCATCTCATTGTGCTTATCAATATGGGGATGGACACGGAGCTCCGGATGCTCGACTCAAGGATCAAGTGTTGTCGGTGCTAATTCAGCCTATAGAAAATGTAGTGTTTTTGTAA